In a genomic window of Hoeflea sp. 108:
- a CDS encoding FAD-dependent oxidoreductase, with protein MPDHARRVAVVGAGISGLSAAWLLSRRLSVTLYESEKRLGGHSNTVMVPTKDGTIPVDTGFIVYNERNYPNLVALFKEIGVPTAASNMSFAASLEGGKLEYSGSGLNGLIGQRGNVVRPRFWRMMRDIFRFYHEAPALLHRTDLHGISLGEYLDRNDYAPAFIEDHLLPMGAAIWSTTAREMRAYPLLAFVRFFASHGLLSLADRPKWRTVLGGSREYVRRLSGSSIEGVRLGVGVRSISRENGRVVVTDTTGNSDTFTDVVIATHADQALGLLVDADHEERSLLGAFRYTDNLAVLHSDVNLMPRRRRVWSSWNYIGESRDEGAQPLCVTYWMNRLQNLDRRHPLFVTLNPTREIAPSKVIGRYDYTHPLFDQRALDAQQQLWRLQGRRNTWFCGAYFGFGFHEDGLQAGLAAAESVADVRRPWQVSDESGRIGLQPRLEAAE; from the coding sequence TTGCCGGACCATGCTCGCCGCGTGGCGGTCGTCGGGGCTGGGATTTCGGGACTGTCGGCGGCATGGCTGCTCAGCCGCAGGCTGAGCGTCACGCTCTATGAAAGCGAAAAGCGCCTCGGCGGTCATTCAAACACGGTCATGGTTCCGACGAAGGACGGGACGATCCCCGTCGATACCGGCTTTATCGTCTACAACGAGCGCAACTATCCGAACCTGGTTGCTTTGTTCAAGGAAATCGGGGTGCCGACGGCAGCCTCCAACATGTCCTTTGCCGCCTCGCTCGAGGGTGGCAAGCTCGAATATTCCGGCTCCGGCCTCAACGGGCTGATCGGCCAGCGGGGCAATGTCGTGCGGCCGCGCTTCTGGCGGATGATGCGCGACATATTTCGCTTCTACCATGAGGCGCCGGCCCTGCTGCATCGAACGGACCTCCACGGCATCAGCCTCGGCGAATATCTCGACCGCAACGACTATGCCCCGGCCTTCATCGAGGACCATCTGTTGCCGATGGGGGCCGCGATCTGGTCTACCACGGCGCGCGAGATGCGCGCATATCCGCTGCTTGCCTTCGTCAGGTTCTTTGCCAGCCATGGCTTGCTTAGCCTTGCCGACCGCCCGAAGTGGCGAACCGTGCTTGGCGGCAGCCGCGAATATGTCCGGCGCCTAAGCGGAAGCTCCATCGAAGGCGTACGGCTGGGCGTCGGGGTCCGCAGCATCTCGCGGGAAAACGGCCGCGTCGTCGTCACCGACACGACGGGTAATTCCGACACCTTCACCGACGTCGTCATTGCTACCCATGCCGACCAGGCGCTCGGCCTGTTGGTCGATGCCGATCATGAGGAGCGCAGCCTGCTCGGCGCCTTCCGCTACACCGACAATCTGGCCGTGCTGCATTCCGATGTAAACCTGATGCCCAGGCGCCGGCGTGTCTGGTCGAGCTGGAACTATATCGGCGAAAGCAGGGACGAAGGCGCCCAGCCGCTGTGCGTGACCTATTGGATGAACCGGCTGCAGAACCTCGACAGGCGTCATCCGCTCTTCGTCACGCTCAACCCGACCCGCGAGATCGCGCCGTCGAAAGTCATCGGGCGCTATGACTACACCCATCCCCTGTTCGACCAGCGCGCGCTCGACGCCCAGCAGCAGCTCTGGCGCCTGCAGGGCAGGCGCAACACCTGGTTCTGCGGTGCATATTTCGGGTTCGGCTTCCATGAGGACGGCTTGCAGGCCGGGCTGGCCGCGGCCGAGAGCGTCGCCGACGTGCGGCGGCCCTGGCAAGTGAGCGACGAATCCGGGCGCATTGGGCTGCAGCCACGACTGGAGGCCGCGGAATGA
- a CDS encoding ChrR family anti-sigma-E factor — protein MTIRHHISDDLLLSYAAGSLAEGWSIAVATHLALCPSCRRRLTVAEGIGGDLLETLPDNGSVDDAWASVRSRLRQQPQAASSATRATPVVSHRSGGLPEPLRSYVGGDIEALKWRPLGRGAYQIPIRTGDRETKVRLLRIPAGKPVPEHSHGGRELTLVLSGSFVDGDDVFARGDLEDADASLTHQPVATPDIDCICLAVTDAPLKFRSWIVRAIQPFLGI, from the coding sequence GTGACCATCCGTCACCATATCAGCGACGACCTACTCTTGAGCTATGCCGCAGGCAGCCTCGCCGAAGGCTGGAGTATCGCGGTCGCCACGCACCTTGCCCTCTGCCCCTCTTGCCGGCGGCGCCTGACTGTCGCCGAAGGCATCGGCGGCGACCTGCTAGAGACCCTTCCCGACAATGGCTCGGTCGATGACGCATGGGCCAGCGTGCGCAGCCGGCTGCGACAGCAGCCGCAAGCGGCTTCATCCGCCACCCGCGCAACGCCGGTCGTAAGCCATCGCAGCGGCGGCTTGCCGGAGCCGCTGCGCTCCTATGTCGGCGGCGACATCGAGGCGCTCAAATGGCGGCCACTTGGCCGCGGCGCCTACCAGATCCCGATCAGAACAGGGGATCGCGAGACCAAGGTGCGACTGCTGCGCATCCCCGCCGGCAAGCCGGTGCCGGAGCACAGCCATGGCGGGCGCGAGCTGACCCTGGTGCTCAGCGGCAGCTTCGTCGACGGCGACGACGTCTTCGCGCGCGGTGATCTCGAGGACGCTGACGCCAGCCTGACACACCAGCCCGTCGCCACGCCGGACATCGACTGCATCTGCCTTGCGGTGACGGACGCGCCGCTCAAGTTCCGCAGCTGGATCGTCCGTGCAATCCAGCCCTTCCTGGGTATCTGA
- a CDS encoding DUF2177 family protein, with protein sequence MFASYAIAYAATAVVFFGIDFVWLSTISTSFYRNRIGSLLLDQPDLGVAGLFYLVYVAGIVHFAVIPAVHSANWTTALLNGALLGLVAYGTYDMTNLATLKNWSVSVSIVDMIWGIALTASAATCGYLFTALTLAKDG encoded by the coding sequence ATGTTCGCCAGCTACGCCATCGCTTATGCAGCCACCGCCGTGGTTTTCTTCGGTATTGACTTCGTGTGGCTGTCGACCATTTCCACCAGCTTCTACCGCAACCGGATCGGCAGCCTGCTCCTCGACCAGCCCGATCTCGGCGTTGCCGGCCTGTTCTATCTCGTCTATGTCGCCGGAATCGTGCATTTCGCGGTGATACCGGCGGTGCATAGCGCGAACTGGACGACAGCGCTGCTCAATGGCGCGCTGCTCGGGCTGGTCGCCTACGGCACCTACGATATGACCAACCTTGCTACGCTGAAGAATTGGTCGGTTTCCGTCAGCATCGTCGACATGATCTGGGGCATTGCGCTCACCGCGTCTGCGGCAACTTGCGGATACCTCTTCACTGCCCTGACGCTGGCAAAGGACGGCTGA
- a CDS encoding cyclopropane-fatty-acyl-phospholipid synthase family protein gives MSNIEGKSISARSLRRLLWARLLCGWADRIAAGKLTIRFPNGDTHFAQGALPGPSASLNARSAKLVWKVASGGSLGFARAYLDGDWDTPDLGALLQLGAANEAAFATLLDAPGAARLFAFLRHRLRANTRTGSRRNIAFHYDLGNDFYRLWLDETMTYSSAMFERDDQPLADGQRAKYARIVEVLELGPDDHVLEIGCGWGGFAEYAAAETGCRITCLTLSREQAEFARDRLAAADLSDRAEIRLQDYRDCAGRFDKIVSIEMFEAVGEENWPTYFDTLRALLKPGGRAMVQSITIAAERFAHYRRNADFIQTYIFPGGMLPSPTAFTSVANQRGLEVLNQKFFGADYERTLLAWDRAFAAAWNRIEPLGFDTRFKRMWRYYLHYCAIGFRSGRIDVCQFLLARD, from the coding sequence ATGAGCAATATTGAAGGAAAGTCGATCTCCGCGAGGAGCCTTCGCCGGCTGCTGTGGGCGCGACTTCTTTGCGGCTGGGCCGACAGGATCGCTGCCGGCAAACTCACCATCCGATTTCCGAATGGAGACACGCACTTTGCGCAAGGCGCCCTGCCAGGTCCGTCGGCAAGCCTCAATGCGCGTTCGGCCAAGCTGGTGTGGAAGGTGGCAAGCGGCGGCAGCCTGGGTTTTGCCCGCGCCTATCTCGACGGCGACTGGGACACACCCGACCTCGGCGCGTTGCTGCAGTTGGGTGCTGCAAATGAAGCTGCGTTCGCCACTCTCCTCGACGCACCGGGTGCGGCCAGGCTTTTCGCTTTCCTCAGGCATCGGCTTCGCGCCAACACACGCACCGGCAGCCGCCGCAACATCGCCTTCCACTACGATCTCGGCAACGACTTCTACCGGCTCTGGCTCGATGAGACGATGACCTATTCGTCGGCCATGTTCGAGCGCGATGACCAGCCTTTGGCCGATGGGCAGCGGGCCAAATATGCCCGCATCGTCGAAGTGCTGGAGCTTGGGCCGGATGATCATGTGCTGGAGATCGGCTGCGGCTGGGGCGGCTTTGCCGAATATGCGGCGGCCGAGACGGGCTGCAGGATAACGTGCCTTACGCTATCGCGCGAGCAGGCCGAGTTCGCGCGGGACCGCCTCGCCGCCGCCGATCTTTCGGACAGAGCAGAAATCAGGCTCCAGGACTATCGCGACTGCGCCGGCCGGTTTGACAAGATCGTCTCGATCGAGATGTTCGAGGCCGTAGGTGAGGAAAACTGGCCAACCTATTTCGATACGCTGCGGGCGCTGTTGAAGCCAGGTGGCCGCGCCATGGTGCAGTCCATCACCATTGCCGCAGAACGTTTCGCCCACTATCGCCGCAACGCCGACTTCATTCAGACCTACATCTTTCCCGGCGGAATGCTGCCGTCGCCGACAGCGTTCACGTCCGTGGCGAACCAACGCGGGCTCGAAGTGCTGAACCAAAAGTTCTTCGGGGCCGACTACGAAAGGACGCTGCTTGCCTGGGACAGGGCGTTCGCCGCCGCCTGGAATCGCATCGAGCCGCTCGGCTTTGATACTCGCTTCAAGCGCATGTGGCGCTACTATCTGCACTATTGCGCAATTGGATTTCGCAGCGGCAGGATCGACGTCTGCCAGTTCCTCCTGGCTCGTGATTGA
- a CDS encoding helix-turn-helix transcriptional regulator: MGFTNRAKRLICALRRAREREVFKWASRGKTAWEISQILSIGKRTVNTHLRNFPAQARHHECRAHRR, translated from the coding sequence TTGGGATTCACGAACCGCGCAAAGCGCCTGATATGTGCTTTACGGCGCGCCCGCGAACGCGAAGTTTTCAAATGGGCGTCTCGCGGCAAGACAGCATGGGAAATCTCCCAGATCCTTTCCATTGGAAAGCGCACGGTGAACACTCACCTTCGCAATTTCCCGGCACAAGCTCGACACCACGAATGTCGTGCACACCGTCGCTGA
- a CDS encoding acyl-homoserine-lactone synthase: MPRPRLPFAVHVIDRYNRNDCASELEQHFRIRHDIYVGHRQWTDFARPDGREVNPFDNDDAIYLLGLEEGRGGVAGSRFVPIKKPNLFKNLFPHLATDGVPERVT, from the coding sequence ATGCCGAGACCTCGACTGCCATTCGCCGTTCACGTCATTGATCGCTATAACCGCAATGACTGCGCAAGCGAACTGGAACAACATTTCCGCATTCGCCACGACATCTATGTCGGGCACCGTCAGTGGACTGACTTTGCGCGTCCCGACGGACGGGAAGTCAATCCATTCGACAATGACGATGCGATCTATCTGCTTGGCCTCGAAGAGGGGAGGGGAGGGGTTGCCGGGAGCAGGTTCGTGCCAATCAAAAAACCGAACCTGTTCAAGAACCTGTTTCCGCATCTGGCCACAGATGGCGTGCCCGAGCGAGTTACTTGA
- a CDS encoding DUF1365 family protein, translated as MSGQSALFCGKVMHMRVRPRRHKLRYRVFSLLLDFDELEAVSAASRLFGYNRPAMLSFWDADHGDGSPGGLRAWIEARLREAGRLEEGMSIRVLCYPRILGYVFNPLTVYFCYASGGTLRAILYEVCNTFAERHTYVIPVEDGATGPVRQGCAKELYVSPFMPMSCFYRFHIEPPGENVLVRIDESDAGGALLVASFSGRRQPLTDRALLRALFRYPLMTLKVTLGIHWEALRIWWKGIPVHHHSAAASRVATTVVAGKISGHTNS; from the coding sequence ATGAGCGGCCAGTCGGCTTTGTTCTGCGGCAAGGTCATGCACATGCGCGTGCGGCCGCGCCGGCACAAGCTCCGCTACCGCGTCTTTTCGCTGCTGCTCGATTTCGACGAGCTGGAGGCAGTGAGCGCGGCGTCTCGACTGTTCGGCTACAACCGCCCGGCCATGCTGAGCTTCTGGGACGCCGACCACGGCGACGGTAGCCCTGGTGGCCTGCGCGCCTGGATCGAAGCGCGTCTGCGCGAAGCCGGCAGGCTGGAGGAGGGCATGAGCATCCGCGTACTCTGCTATCCCCGCATCCTCGGCTACGTCTTCAATCCGCTGACGGTCTACTTTTGCTACGCCTCGGGCGGTACGCTGCGCGCCATCCTCTACGAGGTCTGCAATACCTTCGCCGAGCGACATACCTATGTCATCCCGGTCGAGGATGGCGCGACGGGGCCTGTGCGGCAGGGCTGCGCCAAGGAACTCTATGTCTCGCCCTTCATGCCGATGTCGTGCTTCTACCGTTTCCACATCGAGCCGCCAGGCGAAAACGTGCTCGTGCGCATCGATGAATCCGACGCCGGAGGGGCGCTTCTGGTCGCTTCGTTTTCCGGCCGGCGCCAACCGCTGACGGACCGCGCGCTTCTGCGTGCGCTGTTCCGCTACCCGCTGATGACGCTCAAGGTGACCCTGGGCATCCACTGGGAGGCGCTGCGCATCTGGTGGAAAGGCATTCCCGTACACCACCATAGCGCCGCAGCGAGCAGGGTCGCCACGACCGTCGTGGCGGGAAAAATTTCAGGACATACAAATTCATGA
- a CDS encoding sigma-70 family RNA polymerase sigma factor, with product MRELLCAVGARRDIEAYETLFRHFAPRVKAYMARMGGDSQLAEELMQETLIAVWNKAERFDPSKGAVSTWIFTIARNLRIDAFRREKRPDFDPNDPAFVPEDVAPADAELDAREASEQLHQAIAALPEEQAALLRLSFFEDQSHSAIATRLKLPLGTVKSRMRLAFDKLRAALARSGDVS from the coding sequence ATGCGCGAGCTGCTTTGCGCGGTGGGCGCACGGCGCGACATAGAAGCATATGAGACGCTTTTCCGCCACTTCGCGCCGCGGGTTAAGGCCTACATGGCGCGGATGGGCGGCGACAGCCAGCTGGCCGAGGAACTGATGCAGGAAACCCTGATCGCGGTCTGGAATAAAGCCGAGCGCTTCGATCCCTCGAAGGGCGCGGTCTCGACCTGGATCTTCACCATTGCGCGCAACCTGCGAATAGACGCGTTCCGGCGCGAGAAGCGCCCGGATTTCGACCCCAACGATCCAGCGTTTGTGCCCGAGGACGTTGCTCCGGCCGATGCCGAACTCGACGCACGCGAGGCCTCCGAGCAACTGCACCAGGCCATCGCAGCGCTGCCGGAGGAACAGGCGGCACTGCTGAGATTGTCGTTCTTCGAAGACCAGTCGCACAGCGCGATCGCGACGCGCCTCAAACTCCCGCTTGGGACGGTAAAGTCGCGCATGCGCCTCGCCTTCGACAAACTGCGGGCCGCCCTCGCCCGCTCGGGAGACGTATCGTGA
- a CDS encoding outer membrane protein: MKAILLASVLLGISAGQALAADATATAPAAFVWTGGYVGLQAGYAWGTSDAVLRNLGTPQSHFPLDPDGRLLGVYAGYNHQFSSSVVLGAEADLTYARIRSGTVELLDDASGGVIAGNTADADLKWTGAIRARAGYALDRFLPYVTAGVAFGRYEATPDYMSTPALPGSKTQTGWTIGAGVDHAVTDKIVARLDYRFVDLGHATYGITGFPSHDTRVDLKTHDFRLGVAYKF, translated from the coding sequence ATGAAGGCGATTCTGCTAGCGAGCGTCCTGCTCGGTATTTCTGCTGGCCAAGCACTTGCAGCGGACGCGACGGCAACCGCTCCGGCAGCCTTTGTCTGGACTGGCGGGTATGTTGGTCTGCAAGCCGGCTATGCCTGGGGAACGTCAGATGCAGTATTGCGCAACCTTGGCACTCCGCAGTCGCACTTTCCGCTTGATCCAGACGGCAGACTGCTCGGCGTCTATGCCGGATACAACCATCAGTTTTCAAGCAGTGTCGTTCTAGGAGCTGAGGCCGACCTCACCTACGCGCGCATTCGAAGTGGCACGGTAGAGCTTTTGGACGACGCAAGCGGTGGAGTTATTGCAGGCAATACGGCCGACGCGGACCTCAAATGGACAGGCGCAATTCGTGCGCGAGCCGGATACGCCCTCGATCGCTTTTTGCCCTATGTAACAGCCGGCGTTGCATTTGGCCGCTACGAGGCGACACCAGACTACATGTCGACACCAGCATTACCAGGATCCAAGACGCAAACCGGTTGGACGATCGGTGCCGGCGTCGACCATGCAGTAACTGACAAGATAGTTGCCCGGCTAGACTATCGCTTTGTCGATCTCGGACACGCAACGTACGGTATTACAGGCTTCCCGAGCCACGATACACGCGTCGATCTGAAGACGCACGACTTCCGCCTCGGTGTCGCCTACAAATTCTAG
- the repA gene encoding plasmid partitioning protein RepA, protein MLQSRIHQEQEHLPSMLSADSQELSRQLQLHQQKIFPPTSQKSIRQFTPAEAAYYIGIGEGYLRQVASEGYGPEPLANGRRMYSPEDMDRIRRSLDEKNGAQKYVPVRRPDEKLQVVAVMNFKGGSAKTTTSAHLAQYLAIRGYRVLAIDLDPQASLSALFGHQPELDVGEGETLYGAIRYDEPRSIADIVRATYTPNLHIIPGNLELMEFEHETPTAIASGTAETMFFARIGEALAPIEGLYDVVVIDCPPQLGFLTMSALCAATSVLITVHPQMLDVMSMSQFLAMTSELMAVVENAGGRTSYDWMRYLVTRFEPNDSPQSQMTGFMRAIFGNRMLQYPMLKSTAISDAGVTKQTLYEVDRAQFTRGTYDRAMESLNQVNSEIEGLLKSTWGRK, encoded by the coding sequence ATGTTGCAGAGCAGGATACACCAAGAGCAAGAGCACCTTCCGTCGATGTTGTCTGCGGATTCGCAGGAGCTGTCACGGCAGCTGCAGCTCCATCAGCAGAAGATTTTTCCGCCTACCTCCCAAAAGTCGATCAGGCAGTTCACCCCTGCCGAGGCAGCATATTATATCGGGATAGGGGAGGGGTATCTTCGGCAGGTTGCGTCCGAGGGCTATGGACCAGAACCCCTGGCCAATGGCCGGCGCATGTACTCCCCCGAGGACATGGATAGAATCCGCAGGAGCCTCGACGAAAAGAACGGCGCCCAAAAATACGTTCCTGTGCGACGGCCTGACGAAAAGCTTCAGGTCGTAGCCGTGATGAATTTTAAAGGCGGCTCAGCGAAGACTACGACCTCCGCCCATCTTGCCCAATATCTGGCCATACGTGGATATCGAGTGCTTGCGATCGATCTTGATCCGCAGGCGTCGCTCTCTGCGCTGTTTGGCCATCAGCCCGAACTGGATGTCGGGGAGGGCGAGACCCTGTACGGTGCGATCCGATATGACGAGCCGCGATCGATCGCCGATATCGTCAGGGCGACCTATACACCAAACCTCCATATCATCCCGGGCAACCTTGAACTGATGGAGTTCGAGCACGAGACGCCAACAGCGATCGCGTCCGGGACCGCGGAAACGATGTTTTTTGCTCGTATCGGTGAGGCTCTTGCTCCCATCGAGGGCCTTTACGACGTGGTTGTCATCGATTGCCCACCGCAGCTGGGCTTTTTGACAATGTCGGCCCTGTGCGCTGCGACTTCTGTTTTGATCACAGTGCACCCCCAGATGCTCGACGTCATGTCGATGAGCCAGTTCCTGGCCATGACCAGCGAGCTGATGGCCGTTGTCGAAAACGCAGGCGGCCGCACGAGCTATGACTGGATGCGCTATCTCGTTACCCGCTTCGAGCCAAATGACAGCCCACAAAGCCAGATGACCGGCTTTATGCGGGCAATCTTTGGCAATCGTATGCTTCAGTATCCGATGCTGAAGTCGACGGCTATCTCTGATGCCGGAGTGACCAAGCAGACCCTCTACGAAGTTGACAGGGCTCAGTTCACCCGTGGCACCTATGATCGCGCGATGGAGTCGCTCAATCAGGTCAATTCGGAGATCGAGGGGCTCCTGAAGAGCACATGGGGCCGGAAATAA
- a CDS encoding DUF3833 family protein, whose translation MRCEAVNFGLAGLAMTLLLGLAPAAAGDFSLEAYFAGRTSAIGSFSAVNGVKRKFTVDLLGKWNGKTLTLVEDFIYDNGERERKTWRFEKISRNKYRGTREDVIGETLVTISGGTARFSYLVDLDPKGKGNRVRFYDTMKLRGDGTVLNKAIVTKFGLPVALTRVEFQTR comes from the coding sequence ATGCGATGCGAAGCGGTAAATTTCGGCCTTGCAGGCTTGGCAATGACATTGTTGCTTGGCCTGGCACCTGCTGCCGCGGGCGACTTTTCGCTTGAAGCATATTTTGCCGGAAGAACATCCGCGATCGGCAGCTTCAGTGCGGTCAATGGCGTCAAGCGCAAGTTCACGGTCGATCTGCTGGGCAAGTGGAACGGCAAGACGTTGACGCTTGTGGAGGACTTCATTTATGACAATGGCGAACGCGAGCGGAAGACCTGGCGCTTCGAAAAGATCTCCAGAAACAAATATCGTGGCACACGCGAGGACGTGATCGGCGAGACGCTGGTGACGATCAGCGGCGGCACCGCCCGCTTCAGTTACCTTGTCGACCTAGACCCGAAAGGCAAGGGTAACCGTGTACGTTTTTATGACACCATGAAGCTGCGGGGCGACGGCACGGTGCTCAACAAGGCGATCGTGACCAAGTTCGGACTGCCTGTGGCGCTTACGCGTGTGGAATTCCAAACCCGCTGA
- a CDS encoding DUF982 domain-containing protein yields the protein MSDRMFDSPVFVKSGSNLIEEIACLEDALEFLYEWPRNRRGPIYGTALRACQRAFDNGYPLSAAKQAFTGFAKSVNILEDVSIPLPWMVGGKTGASGVGV from the coding sequence ATGAGCGATCGGATGTTCGACAGCCCGGTTTTTGTAAAATCCGGAAGCAATCTCATTGAGGAAATTGCCTGCCTGGAGGATGCACTCGAGTTTCTCTATGAGTGGCCCAGGAACCGCCGAGGCCCGATATACGGTACGGCGTTAAGGGCGTGTCAGCGCGCCTTTGATAACGGCTATCCGCTCTCTGCTGCCAAGCAGGCTTTCACGGGCTTTGCCAAATCCGTCAACATACTGGAAGACGTCAGCATTCCACTACCTTGGATGGTGGGCGGCAAAACTGGCGCAAGCGGTGTCGGTGTTTGA
- a CDS encoding MFS transporter gives MGNRDKPLPEHAVKLLCYALPAIPLATVALPIYVVVPTFYAQNLGLPIADVGTVLLLIRLIDAASDPLIGWLCDRVFTKSGRRRTLFLLSVPLTALAAFMVFWPPSGASVAYLALWGTLLSVGYTGTLLPYTAWGAELATDYRGRSVVSAFREGATLIGTLIAVVLPFAVGLDRNNGIHGLAAVALLTLVLLPAASVLAVRTVPEPANRSTTRLNLADSLRFVVRNRPFVRLIVAFLLNGFGNAIPATLFLYFVSERLGAAELRGPLLFLYFLCGILGVPLAVWLASKAGKHRTWCGAMTIACAVFALAGFLGAGDTVAFAVICATTGLLLGFDLALPPAIQADVIDYDTAKSGEQRSGLYFAAWGLATKLSLALSVGLVFPILAWSGFDTAAGQTMPETALSTLSALYAWLPILPKAAAIAVMWNFPLDEDAQQALRAHIDANASYGKAFGEEPSSRAAVVPLSPSSADGKEA, from the coding sequence ATGGGTAATCGAGACAAGCCCCTCCCGGAACATGCAGTGAAACTACTGTGCTATGCGTTGCCGGCGATACCCCTGGCAACGGTGGCTTTGCCAATTTATGTCGTGGTGCCGACCTTCTATGCTCAGAATCTCGGCCTGCCTATCGCTGACGTGGGAACGGTTCTGTTGCTGATCCGGCTGATCGATGCGGCAAGCGACCCGCTGATTGGCTGGCTCTGTGATCGCGTATTCACGAAATCCGGGCGCAGGCGAACTCTTTTTCTACTGTCGGTGCCTTTGACGGCCCTCGCCGCGTTCATGGTCTTCTGGCCACCTTCAGGCGCGAGCGTTGCCTATCTGGCGCTGTGGGGCACGCTGCTTTCGGTCGGCTATACCGGAACGCTGTTGCCCTACACTGCCTGGGGCGCGGAACTGGCAACGGACTATCGCGGGCGCTCGGTGGTTTCGGCCTTTCGCGAAGGGGCGACGCTCATCGGAACGCTGATTGCGGTCGTGCTGCCCTTTGCGGTCGGGCTCGACAGGAATAACGGCATCCACGGCCTCGCGGCCGTCGCCCTGCTTACACTTGTCTTGCTGCCGGCTGCCAGTGTGCTTGCCGTCAGGACCGTGCCGGAGCCGGCCAATCGTTCGACGACGCGACTGAACTTGGCGGACAGTCTGCGCTTCGTTGTCCGAAACAGGCCGTTCGTCCGACTTATCGTCGCGTTTCTGCTCAACGGCTTTGGCAACGCGATCCCGGCGACGCTGTTTCTCTATTTCGTCTCCGAACGGCTCGGTGCTGCCGAGCTTCGCGGTCCGCTGCTTTTCCTCTATTTCCTGTGCGGGATCCTAGGCGTGCCACTAGCCGTCTGGCTCGCGTCGAAAGCGGGCAAGCACCGCACTTGGTGCGGGGCGATGACCATCGCCTGCGCGGTGTTCGCTCTTGCCGGTTTCCTGGGTGCTGGCGACACCGTGGCGTTCGCCGTCATCTGTGCGACAACGGGCCTGCTTCTAGGCTTTGATCTCGCTTTGCCGCCAGCCATCCAGGCCGATGTCATCGACTACGACACGGCAAAATCAGGCGAACAGCGTTCGGGACTCTATTTCGCCGCATGGGGCCTAGCGACCAAGCTGTCGCTCGCACTCAGCGTCGGCCTGGTGTTTCCCATTCTTGCCTGGTCAGGTTTCGACACTGCCGCCGGCCAGACCATGCCGGAAACGGCCCTGAGCACGCTGTCCGCGCTATATGCCTGGTTACCCATTCTGCCCAAGGCCGCCGCCATAGCCGTGATGTGGAACTTTCCGCTCGACGAAGACGCCCAACAGGCATTGCGAGCACACATCGACGCCAACGCGTCATACGGCAAAGCATTTGGTGAAGAACCAAGCTCGCGTGCGGCCGTTGTCCCCTTGTCACCGTCGAGCGCCGATGGAAAGGAAGCCTGA
- a CDS encoding DUF982 domain-containing protein: MSVFDRKGDKMFAQPFSKPVRVWVGLGFPRQLNTVADAYQFAMDWCGNSPEQRAAIRACRAALAGDIDAETARGVLVAFARKKDILVQDGTAPPPTGSGQMNHV, translated from the coding sequence GTGTCGGTGTTTGATCGGAAGGGCGACAAGATGTTTGCACAACCGTTTAGCAAACCCGTCCGCGTATGGGTCGGCCTTGGATTCCCCCGTCAGCTGAACACGGTTGCCGACGCCTACCAGTTCGCAATGGATTGGTGCGGCAACAGTCCGGAGCAAAGGGCTGCCATCAGGGCCTGTCGCGCTGCTTTGGCAGGCGACATAGATGCCGAGACTGCGCGGGGTGTCCTTGTCGCTTTTGCGCGCAAAAAGGACATACTTGTTCAGGACGGCACCGCCCCGCCGCCGACCGGATCGGGGCAGATGAACCACGTCTGA
- a CDS encoding TspO/MBR family protein, which yields MSRAFSLILFVLAVVLIGMLIGYATLPGEWYASLNKPSFTPPNWIFAPVWTVLYISIAIAGWRCWVRDRNSTAMKLWFVQMSLNFLWSPVFFGAQQPGMALVVVIAALAAVLTFIAAAWNSDRLAAVLFLPYAAWTAFATALTAGVVYMN from the coding sequence ATGTCGAGAGCTTTCTCCCTTATCTTATTCGTGCTGGCGGTTGTCCTGATCGGCATGCTCATCGGCTACGCAACGCTGCCGGGGGAATGGTATGCGAGCTTGAACAAACCGTCATTTACGCCGCCAAACTGGATCTTTGCCCCTGTGTGGACGGTGCTCTACATCTCCATAGCGATTGCCGGCTGGCGGTGCTGGGTTCGCGATCGAAACAGCACGGCGATGAAACTCTGGTTCGTACAGATGTCGCTGAATTTTCTGTGGTCGCCGGTTTTCTTCGGGGCACAGCAACCGGGTATGGCATTGGTCGTCGTGATAGCAGCATTGGCGGCCGTGCTGACCTTCATAGCAGCGGCATGGAACAGTGACAGACTGGCAGCGGTGCTGTTTCTACCCTATGCGGCATGGACCGCATTTGCTACCGCGCTAACTGCGGGCGTCGTGTACATGAATTAA